The following proteins are encoded in a genomic region of Hyalangium minutum:
- a CDS encoding Ig-like domain-containing protein — protein sequence MKIPGSSVETLSRARLQSRPEGERGPASPRRNGFCKKGITMTRTQSSFLAVMLFGVVAGCIKLPDIEPEGPDVESDLVVRLLAPAATTYTNGAVDVRVEVTNGTPETVELFAGDELQATLTSPYTLKWDTTTKRNRSPGGTWLGREQPE from the coding sequence GTGAAGATTCCAGGGAGTTCTGTCGAGACGCTCAGCAGGGCCCGCCTCCAGTCGAGGCCAGAAGGCGAGAGGGGCCCGGCGTCACCGCGGCGGAACGGCTTCTGCAAGAAGGGCATCACCATGACCCGAACCCAATCATCATTCCTTGCCGTCATGCTGTTCGGTGTAGTGGCTGGCTGCATCAAATTGCCGGACATCGAGCCGGAGGGCCCCGATGTGGAGTCCGATCTGGTCGTGAGGCTGCTGGCGCCTGCGGCGACGACCTACACAAACGGAGCCGTGGACGTCCGTGTCGAGGTGACGAACGGGACACCTGAGACAGTGGAACTGTTCGCGGGCGACGAGCTGCAGGCGACGCTCACGAGCCCCTACACGCTCAAATGGGACACGACCACGAAACGTAACCGTTCACCGGGAGGGACTTGGTTGGGGAGAGAGCAGCCGGAGTAG